One genomic region from Anopheles bellator chromosome 2, idAnoBellAS_SP24_06.2, whole genome shotgun sequence encodes:
- the LOC131209100 gene encoding DNA excision repair protein ERCC-5 — MGVLGLWKLIEQSGKPVPLETLENKVLAVDVSIWLHQVIKGFQDSKGSALPNAHVLGLFHRLCKLMYYRIRPIFVFDGGVPVLKKQTIAKRNQSRNNYQNEADRIQQLLLETLAKEKVVQQALGSATNILITPGKKSVPASGGSTSKQQTIEEQDEMFKLPPMKAPEEPIELDKSDSSMDEKSSRNYYHLNLNAIDVTSVYFKNLPADVRHEILNDIKETRKQSSWGRLHELPVQSDSFSSFQMNRLLKRRQVQVELEEAEKEMGGKCLSLAELESLLNEEGVETSSSRAAQQIASDENTRFLLVRDVQKAIEKAKAREEEEKLAPKVPKLPKLARQTSGSMDDDKEMDAELQMAIKMSLMQDETPNAVIELDEDDVRMSRQQKQVLGSAARTLARGFMLEYGRLTNEEFNELLHQTQDVDCGDVSDSMSEMFILNGASMLEPTNERVSEHPQLPESEEETPIEVKNSSASETESDSDFIDVQTDNLSDSVSGSAVSLPLNQSNHLKPHYNPIVDFTIDDLKQLGGKQSKNLQKGVEFFIKQEEMGVCDQDDIFADVFKKEHIGDEQRKVETPLAMCTIPVEAMKNGISERETSKESIPPAEAPVLQPAVGLKIKKVDDINAQLKEQLEQLRKGLPNMELDGIGALGLPPLEGVLPMGKAAKPVEDLKSINDTLKQQLENLKTSSIALDLNVISVDDVEQGKKVAAEEDVDSDATIINDAESLCTSMISPLKPTASESTVKESHNADVSQNDVDIVEQTVPVIEILNSPSRKGTLEHLVVARTPGKDSKKQDQPEEQLPNVPKPFFVNKTPPSVSPSKSGVSTENAPIHASPSVVKQLFPKIVEPEPQPSTSKRSAPAQPSVSADAMISEMASNLKDTTTTGELKQMALDLAQNERELEREKNKQNRLGISITDQMRNDCMELLQLFGVPYIVAPMEAEAQCAFLNQIEQTDGTITDDSDIWLFGGQRVYKNFFNQQKLVLEFTIDGIEQTFQMDRKKLIQLALLVGSDYTTGIHGIGAVTALEILASFPATPEQTGETSEMMSMLSGLRKFRDWWQHSRTGTTTSGTRIALKSKLKNIDIGESFPSSGVVEAYLQPTVDCSDEEFTWGYPDADRLRDYARQKFGWTRSKTDDILLPVLKRIDERKSQTSIKNYFKVHSAIAQTRLKVSKRVQHAVDTMAGKIETKADEAGSGKKKSPGKKGGRKKKVAAEEAVESTARVDQESNDVNIVTEAPKDFAEKTTKRLAARKKVGNGGAVGASDKPKRGRKKATTAPQDDTNQATQSSSANPTQPVHSLANIGGIIANINQQSAGSLASDKDSAVGRRKRAANKIPDFNPAIPQRVKDEEEMANRKQKAAELFKKLRAEGTIKSKKGRDQ; from the exons ATGGGAGTTTTAGGGTTGTGGAAGCTGATTGAGCAATCTGGCAAACCGGTTCCATTGGAAACGCTCGAGAACAAAGTGCTGGCCGTGG ATGTGTCGATATGGTTGCATCAGGTTATAAAAGGATTCCAGGACTCGAAGGGCAGCGCTTTGCCGAACGCGCACGTTTTGGGCTTATTCCATCGGTTGTGCAAGCTGATGTACTATCGCATTAGGCCGATCTTCGTGTTTGACGGTGGCGTTCCGGTGTTGAAGAAACAAACGATT GCAAAGCGTAATCAGAGCCGAAATAACTACCAAAATGAAGCGGATCGTATACAACAGTTGCTGCTGGAAACACTCGCCAAGGAGAAGGTTGTTCAGCAGGCCCTCGGGTCAGCCACGAACATCCTCATTACACCGGGCAAAAAATCCGTACCGGCGAGTGGTGGCAGCACCAGTAAACAACAGACAATCGAGGAGCAGGATGAAATGTTTAAGCTGCCCCCCATGAAGGCCCCCGAAGAGCCAATCGAGCTGGACAAAAGCGACAGTTCGATGGACGAAAAATCGTCGCGCAACTACTACCACCTGAATCTGAACGCCATCGACGTGACGAGTGTGTACTTTAAGAATCTTCCGGCCGACGTGAGGCACGAGATTCTGAACGATATTAAGGAAACGCGCAAACAGTCGTCCTGGGGCCGTCTGCACGAACTGCCCGTCCAGAGCGattctttttcatcgtttcAGATGAACCGGCTTCTTAAGCGTCGCCAGGTACAGGTGGAGCTGGAAGAAGCCGAAAAGGAAATGGGTGGAAAGTGTCTGTCGCTGGCCGAGCTAGAATCGCTACTCAACGAGGAAGGTGTCGAAACATCGTCCAGTCGAGCCGCCCAACAGATTGCGTCGGATGAAAACACGCGCTTTCTGCTCGTCCGGGACGTGCAGAAAGCGATCGAGAAAGCGAAGGCACGCGAGGAGGAGGAAAAACTAGCGCCAAAGGTTCCCAAACTTCCGAAACTGGCGCGCCAGACAAGCGGTTCGATGGATGATGACAAAGAAATGGATGCGGAGCTACagatggcgataaaaatgtCTCTTATGCAAGACGAAACTCCAAACGCGGTTATCGAGCTGGATGAAGACGATGTCCGGATGTCGCGGCAGCAGAAGCAAGTATTGGGAAGTGCTGCTCGCACCTTAGCCCGTGGCTTTATGCTCGAGTACGGAAGGCTTACGAATGAGGAGTTTAACGAGTTGTTGCACCAAACGCAGGATGTCGATTGTGGAGACGTAAGCGATTCGATGTCCGAAATGTTCATCCTTAATGGTGCTTCAATGTTGGAGCCAACAAACGAACGGGTTAGTGAGCATCCACAGCTACCAGAGTCTGAAGAAGAAACACCAATCGAGGTGAAAAATAGTAGCGCGTCGGAAACtgaatccgattccgatttcatCGATGTTCAGACGGACAACTTGAGCGATTCAGTGTCCGGCTCCGCTGTGTCGCTGCCACTCAACCAATCCAATCATCTCAAGCCGCACTACAATCCGATTGTGGACTTTACGATTGATGACCTTAAACAACTCGGTGGAAAGCAAAGCAAGAATCTACAGAAAGGCgtagaatttttcatcaaacaggAAGAGATGGGAGTTTGCGATCAAGACGACATTTTTGCGGATGTTTTCAAGAAGGAACACATCGGCGATGAACAGAGAAAAGTAGAGACACCACTTGCGATGTGCACTATACCGGTGGAAGCTATGAAAAATGGCATAAGCGAGCGCGAAACCTCCAAAGAAAGTATACCGCCCGCTGAGGCTCCTGTACTGCAACCGGCTGTAGGTTTAAAGAtaaaaaaggttgatgataTCAATGCGCAGCTGAAAGAACAACTTGAACAGCTCCGGAAGGGCCTTCCGAACATGGAGCTCGATGGCATCGGCGCTCTCGGACTACCACCTTTGGAGGGTGTTTTGCCAATGGGAAAGGCAGCAAAACCCGTAGAGGACTTAAAGAGCATAAATGACACATTAAAACAACAACTGGAAAACTTGAAGACCAGTTCCATCGCATTAGATTTGAATGTCATAAGTGTGGATGATGTGGAGCAAGGAAAAAAG GTTGCCGCTGAAGAGGATGTTGACAGCGATGCCACAATCATCAACGATGCTGAATCCCTGTGCACTTCAATGATATCTCCCTTGAAGCCAACCGCTTCTGAGTCAACGGTAAAGGAGTCGCACAACGCAGACGTGTCGCAGAACGATGTTGACATTGTTGAGCAGACGGTGCCAGTGATCGAAATTCTCAATAGCCCCTCCAGGAAGGGTACACTGGAACACCTGGTCGTTGCTCGCACACCGGGAAAAGACTCCAAAAAGCAAGATCAACCCGAAGAGCAGTTACCGAATGTACCGAAACCTTTCTTTGTCAACAAAACACCTCCCTCGGTATCGCCATCGAAGAGCGGGGTGTCGACCGAAAACGCGCCCATACATGCTTCACCCAGTGTTGTAAAGCAACTGTTTCCGAAGATTGTAGAACCGGAACCACAGCCATCGACTAGCAAGCGCTCAGCACCTGCACAACCATCGGTTAGCGCTGATGCGATGATTTCTGAAATGGCTTCCAACCTTAAGGATACCACAACTACGGGCGAACTCAAGCAGATGGCGCTCGATTTGGCCCAGAACGAGCGTGAGCTCGAACGGGAAAAGAACAAACAGAATCGGCTTGGAATTTCGATTACCGATCAAATGCGTAACGATTGCATGGAGCTGCTGCAACTCTTCGGTGTACCGTACATCGTGGCACCGATGGAAGCCGAGGCACAGTGTGCATTTCTGAACCAGATCGAACAGACGGACGGCACAATCACGGACGATAGCGATATCTGGCTGTTTGGTGGTCAGAGGGTGTATAAGAACTTTTTCAACCAGCAAAAGTTGGTGCTTGAGTTTACCATCGACGGTATCGAGCAAACGTTCCAGATGGACCGAAAGAAGCTAATTCAGCTGGCGTTGCTAGTGGGAAGCGACTACACGACGGGTATACACGGTATCGGGGCCGTAACTGCGCTCGAGATACTGGCTTCGTTCCCAGCGACTCCGGAACAGACGGGGGAAACATCGGAGATGATGTCGATGCTGTCCGGATTGCGAAAGTTCCGGGACTGGTGGCAACACAGtcgcaccggaaccaccacaaGCGGCACGCGCATTGCACTAAAATCAAAGCTTAAGAACATCGACATCGGAGAGAGTTTCCCCAGTTCGGGTGTTGTCGAAGCGTACCTGCAGCCAACGGTAGATTGTAGTGATGAAGAGTTTACGTGGGGCTATCCGGATGCGGACCGTCTACGGGATTACGCCCGACAAAAATTTGGCTGGACGCGTTCGAAGACGGACGACATATTGTTACCGGTGTTGAAGCGAATCGATGAGCGAAAATCGCAAACATCCATTAAGAACTACTTCAAGGTTCATAGCGCCATAGCGCAAACCCGGTTAAAGGTCAGTAAACGCGTGCAGCATGCGGTTGATACGATGGCTGGAAAGATTGAAACCAAAGCCGACGAAGCCGGTTCGggtaaaaagaaaagcccCGGGAAGAAAGGAGGTCGTAAAAAGAAGGTTGCAGCTGAAGAGGCAGTAGAATCGACAGCAAGGGTTGATCAGGAGTCGAATGATGTGAATATTGTAACGGAAGCACCCAAAGATTTTGCTGAAAAAACTACCAAAAGATTGGCTGCACGCAAAAAAGTTGGTAACGGTGGTGCAGTGGGAGCTTCGGATAAACCGAAACGTGGTCGCAAGAAGGCTACAACGGCACCTCAAGACGATACGAATCAGGCCACGCAATCTTCGTCCGCCAACCCAACTCAACCGGTTCACTCGTTAGCGAACATAGGGGGGATCATTGCCAATATCAATCAACAGTCGGCAGGAAGTTTGGCGTCGGATAAGGACAGTGCCGTCGGACGGCGGAAGCGAGCGGCAAATAAAATCCCCGACTTTAATCCAGCCATTCCGCAGCGTGTGAAAGATGAAGAGGAGAtggccaaccggaagcagaAGGCAGCGGAACTGTTCAAAAAGCTTCGAGCGGAGGGAACGATAAAGAGTAAGAAAGGAAGAGACCAATGA